Proteins co-encoded in one Fimbriimonadia bacterium genomic window:
- a CDS encoding multicopper oxidase domain-containing protein, producing the protein MPKTTKALQKGSPSVDYYEIAVRQFEQQILPSPYPATTVWGYGSVNHPGSFNYPSFTIEARVNRPVRVKWINDLVDANGDFLPHLLPIDQTLHWANPPGGLMGRDMHGYDPTPYTGPVPIVTHVHGAHVGPESDGYPEAWYLPNARNIPPGYATVGTHFGQFDQSNTDPGTAVFQYPNDQPAATLWYHDHTLGMTRANVYAGPAGFYILRGGPTDVQGNRLPGPAPAWGDRPGTRYYEIPIAIQDRTFNEDGSLFYPANRAYFEGLLPSQLQIPFIPDYGCTGPSDVSPIWNPEFFGNTMVVNGRTWPTLDVEPRRYRFRLLNGCNSRFLILKLVAGNPTVRPASAALPFWQIGAEGGFLPAPVQRDALLMGPAERADVIVDFTGLPEGTDLYLINEGPDEPFSGGVPGQDFDYADPFTTGQVLKFAVGSLVSRDLSTPPAQLKLPKQKRLGTEVRSRRLALGEVDSATVMVSEDNDGNIVLDCGDGEPFGPTAALLGTLNPDGSPNLLRWMDPITENPGVGDTEIWEIHNFTMDAHPIHLHLVMFEVVDRTPMGDVIGSAMTRGPELWETGFKDTVIAYPGEITRVKARFDIPGLYVWHCHIVEHEDNEMMRPYRVGP; encoded by the coding sequence ATGCCCAAAACCACCAAAGCGTTGCAGAAGGGGTCGCCGAGCGTAGACTACTATGAGATTGCGGTGAGGCAGTTCGAGCAACAGATATTGCCTTCACCCTACCCGGCCACGACCGTCTGGGGCTACGGTTCCGTCAACCACCCTGGTTCTTTCAACTACCCATCGTTCACCATCGAGGCAAGGGTAAACCGGCCTGTGCGAGTGAAGTGGATCAACGATCTAGTGGACGCGAACGGGGACTTCCTTCCTCACCTGCTGCCGATCGATCAGACATTGCACTGGGCCAACCCCCCAGGTGGCCTCATGGGTCGTGACATGCACGGGTACGATCCGACGCCCTATACGGGCCCCGTTCCAATCGTGACGCACGTGCACGGAGCCCACGTCGGACCGGAGAGCGATGGCTATCCCGAGGCGTGGTATCTCCCCAACGCGCGGAACATTCCACCAGGCTATGCCACCGTCGGCACTCACTTCGGTCAGTTCGACCAGTCGAACACCGATCCTGGGACCGCTGTGTTCCAGTATCCGAACGACCAGCCTGCCGCGACCCTGTGGTATCACGACCACACACTAGGTATGACCCGGGCCAACGTCTATGCCGGACCGGCAGGCTTCTACATCCTGCGTGGCGGGCCGACCGACGTTCAAGGTAACCGGCTTCCGGGTCCAGCCCCCGCCTGGGGTGACAGACCGGGCACGCGGTACTACGAGATTCCGATCGCCATTCAAGACCGCACATTCAATGAGGACGGCTCGCTCTTCTACCCTGCCAACCGCGCATACTTCGAGGGCTTGCTACCCAGTCAGTTGCAGATTCCGTTCATCCCGGACTACGGCTGCACGGGTCCCAGCGATGTCTCACCCATCTGGAACCCCGAGTTCTTCGGGAATACCATGGTTGTGAACGGGCGCACGTGGCCTACACTGGACGTCGAGCCCAGAAGGTACCGCTTCCGGCTTCTCAACGGCTGCAACTCGCGATTCCTGATTCTGAAGCTGGTGGCCGGCAATCCGACGGTCCGCCCTGCCTCGGCTGCATTGCCGTTCTGGCAGATCGGAGCTGAAGGCGGCTTCCTCCCTGCGCCCGTGCAACGGGATGCGCTTCTGATGGGTCCTGCCGAGCGTGCCGATGTGATAGTGGACTTCACCGGGCTACCCGAAGGTACCGACCTGTATCTGATCAACGAAGGACCGGACGAGCCGTTTTCGGGAGGAGTTCCGGGACAGGACTTCGACTACGCAGACCCGTTTACCACGGGCCAAGTGCTGAAGTTTGCAGTGGGGTCACTCGTGAGCAGAGACCTCAGCACTCCACCTGCACAGCTCAAGCTGCCCAAGCAGAAAAGACTGGGTACGGAGGTGCGCTCGCGGCGGTTGGCCCTCGGCGAAGTGGACTCCGCGACGGTGATGGTGAGCGAGGACAACGACGGCAACATCGTGTTGGACTGCGGGGACGGCGAGCCCTTCGGACCGACGGCTGCGCTACTGGGTACGCTTAACCCCGACGGCTCCCCGAACCTGCTGCGCTGGATGGATCCGATCACCGAGAACCCTGGCGTCGGAGACACAGAGATCTGGGAGATCCATAACTTCACCATGGACGCGCATCCGATTCACCTCCACTTGGTCATGTTCGAGGTCGTGGATCGCACGCCGATGGGTGACGTGATCGGGAGCGCAATGACCCGGGGGCCCGAGTTATGGGAGACCGGCTTCAAGGACACAGTGATTGCGTATCCTGGCGAAATCACCCGCGTGAAGGCGCGCTTCGACATCCCAGGCCTGTACGTGTGGCACTGCCACATCGTGGAGCACGAAGACAACGAGATGATGCGACCCTATCGAGTGGGTCCGTAG
- a CDS encoding RibD family protein, translating to MRALLPPNERETEPYLSLTFPDPPDARPHTVINMVCTLDGRIVNVQNAKGLGSATDKRLMERIRTQVDAVLIGAGTLRADPRMGYPLGLTRAVLSQSGQLPKDLSFFEEAPERAILYLASGDVPALPSGAEVVRVADATDAVRHLRRARGVRTLLVEGGSILNGHLIRAGYVDELFLTLAPKLRGGDGPTVITAPAFPSDALPRLRLLSVFEEEGELFLRYAFRHGTQPGAGPMT from the coding sequence ATGAGAGCCCTTCTTCCGCCCAATGAACGCGAAACCGAGCCCTACCTGTCCTTAACGTTCCCAGACCCGCCGGATGCGCGCCCCCATACCGTGATCAACATGGTTTGCACGCTTGACGGCCGTATCGTCAACGTTCAGAACGCCAAAGGCCTCGGTTCTGCGACAGACAAGCGCCTGATGGAGAGGATAAGGACCCAGGTGGACGCCGTGCTGATTGGGGCGGGGACTCTGCGGGCCGACCCGAGGATGGGGTATCCGCTGGGGCTTACGCGGGCCGTTCTATCTCAGAGTGGGCAGCTGCCGAAGGACCTCAGCTTCTTCGAGGAGGCACCGGAGAGGGCGATTCTGTACCTGGCCAGCGGCGATGTCCCTGCTCTGCCCTCCGGCGCCGAGGTCGTGCGGGTGGCCGACGCCACGGATGCTGTCCGGCACCTGAGACGTGCGAGAGGGGTTCGGACGTTGCTCGTGGAGGGTGGATCCATCTTGAACGGGCACCTGATTCGGGCTGGTTACGTGGACGAATTGTTCCTTACGCTCGCTCCGAAGCTGCGCGGCGGCGACGGGCCGACCGTCATTACCGCGCCTGCATTCCCGTCAGACGCCCTGCCCCGTCTGAGGCTTCTCTCGGTGTTCGAGGAGGAGGGCGAGCTGTTCCTGCGGTATGCGTTTCGACACGGGACGCAACCCGGCGCCGGGCCGATGACGTAA
- a CDS encoding AAA family ATPase — MSDSVFDGTRDEEQRGSNALAILEELIRMVPRDNPRLLNYLRSLQVRLQMDAEDREKMQQALAEFEEAYEKLTSPANRVCVYLGKKDDYALIALGDTEFVANLDPKADLANLQPGTQVRVNEAYTVLEDLGVHSGGQIVKVTDVYDEGRLRVATDVQGSGGRIVRRGAPIMDAKIEPGDEVRMDPTFRLAVEHYGRNEVRDYYLEDVPELPWSKVGGQEEAIRLIKDTIEYPLLHPEVYRRFDKKPIKGILLYGPPGCGKTLIGKATAYNLTQEYSKVRGEKVEEYFMFISGPRILNMWLGETERMVREIFTTAREKASDGKLVFIFIDECESILRTRSSGRWLNISNTVVPQFCAEMDGLVELQNVVVMLTSNRPDYIDPAVLRPERIDRKVKIGRPDRLATEDILRIYLHSGVPLDPALRAEFDGDSDAARECAIHRAAEYLWRRTTETQFLTVFLRNGSRDVLHWSDLVSGALLKSSVDRAKDYAIRRAIEQGEQDGGVSVEDLTTAIRTEFRENEIFPKTDTQEDWLKLLDYEAEDVAGLKPVREDDYDALQGQIV, encoded by the coding sequence ATGAGCGACAGCGTTTTCGACGGCACAAGAGACGAAGAGCAACGGGGGAGCAACGCTCTGGCCATCCTGGAGGAGCTAATCCGCATGGTGCCGCGCGACAACCCGCGACTGCTGAACTACCTCCGGAGCCTTCAGGTGCGGCTCCAGATGGACGCCGAAGACCGCGAGAAGATGCAGCAGGCGCTGGCCGAGTTCGAGGAAGCGTACGAGAAACTGACCTCGCCCGCCAATCGGGTCTGCGTGTATTTGGGCAAGAAGGACGATTACGCACTGATCGCGCTCGGTGACACCGAGTTCGTGGCCAATCTCGATCCGAAGGCAGACTTGGCAAACCTTCAGCCCGGCACGCAGGTACGTGTGAACGAGGCGTACACCGTGTTGGAAGACCTCGGCGTGCATTCGGGTGGGCAGATTGTCAAGGTTACCGATGTGTACGACGAGGGTCGCCTTCGTGTAGCCACCGACGTGCAGGGCTCGGGTGGACGCATAGTGCGGCGCGGTGCGCCCATTATGGACGCCAAGATCGAGCCAGGCGATGAGGTGCGAATGGACCCGACCTTCCGCCTCGCGGTGGAGCACTATGGGCGTAACGAAGTGCGTGACTACTACTTGGAGGATGTCCCCGAGCTTCCGTGGAGCAAGGTGGGAGGCCAAGAAGAAGCAATCCGCCTAATCAAGGACACGATCGAATACCCGCTGCTCCACCCCGAGGTGTACCGGAGGTTCGACAAGAAGCCAATCAAAGGCATCCTGCTTTATGGCCCGCCCGGCTGCGGGAAGACGCTGATAGGGAAGGCGACCGCTTACAACCTGACACAGGAGTACTCCAAAGTCCGCGGAGAGAAGGTGGAGGAGTACTTCATGTTCATTAGCGGCCCGCGCATCCTGAACATGTGGCTGGGCGAGACCGAACGCATGGTGCGCGAGATCTTCACCACCGCACGCGAGAAGGCGAGCGATGGGAAGCTGGTGTTCATCTTTATTGACGAGTGCGAGTCGATCCTGCGCACACGCAGTTCGGGCCGATGGCTGAACATCTCCAACACCGTCGTACCGCAGTTCTGTGCGGAGATGGATGGGTTGGTAGAGCTGCAGAACGTGGTGGTGATGCTCACTTCCAACCGACCCGACTACATAGACCCGGCGGTGCTGCGGCCCGAGCGAATCGACCGCAAGGTGAAAATAGGTCGTCCGGACCGACTCGCGACCGAGGACATCCTACGTATCTACCTTCACTCCGGCGTGCCGCTCGACCCCGCGCTTCGCGCGGAGTTCGACGGGGACTCCGATGCTGCCCGAGAGTGCGCCATCCATCGGGCGGCCGAGTACCTGTGGCGCCGCACCACCGAGACGCAGTTCCTCACCGTGTTCCTGCGCAACGGTAGCCGCGACGTTCTGCACTGGTCGGACTTGGTGAGTGGTGCGCTTCTCAAGTCGTCGGTGGATCGAGCGAAAGACTATGCCATCCGTCGCGCTATCGAGCAGGGGGAGCAGGATGGGGGTGTGTCCGTGGAAGACCTGACAACCGCCATCCGCACCGAGTTCCGCGAGAACGAGATCTTCCCAAAGACGGATACGCAAGAGGACTGGCTGAAGCTGCTGGACTATGAGGCAGAGGACGTTGCGGGCCTGAAGCCGGTCCGCGAGGACGACTACGACGCGCTCCAGGGCCAGATCGTCTGA